The Xiphophorus hellerii strain 12219 chromosome 3, Xiphophorus_hellerii-4.1, whole genome shotgun sequence genome segment AAATCTGCTAATGGTCTTTTTCATAAGCATGACTAATTGCCTTTCCTGAACGAATGCAACAGTTTAATGTGATTACTCCTATGTCCAAGGTGGTCGAAAGGAGGAGTGCCCATCTCGGAAGCCAATGGGGACAGCCTTGAGGTGACTGTGGATTATTCTTATTTCACCGACCCAGTCTCCTGTGAGGTGTCAAACTCTGTGGGCAGCACCAACGTCAGCACTCTGGTCGATGTGCAATGTAAGTTTCTCTGGAGGAGCATGTCATGTGGTACAGTTGGCTATTGTTTGACCATTTTAAGgtcaaacaataaaaagtagTTCCTCATTGATTAAAACTGCCTACTTTACCTTAGTTGGCCCAAGACTACTGTCAGAGCCCAAGCCGATGACTGTAGACATAGGGATGGATGCAGCCTTTACCTGCGCATGGACTGGAAACCCTCCTCTGACCCTGGCTTGGACAAAGCATGGCTCCAGTGTGGTAAGTCAACCCAGAAAACAAGTTGCCACTTTATCCTAATAGTAAAACTTCAACGCCGACGTTCCTCCAGAGAGGAACATTCACACATGGCCTAGAGGCATGAATCCCACACACTTTTTCCAACACTTTTTTCCTGGCTGAATCTTCAACACCTCTCACAGCTAACTCCCTTAGGGCTACAGCCTCTGGCAGAAAACTGTCTGCCCAATGACAGATTCATACAGACAAATACGTGCACATGGCATGCTGTCATAAGTCTAAGGCAATCAGTTGGTCAATCAATCAGCCGACAACTGGttcaaacaaaaagaattaCTGTCTAAGTGTCGCCCCACAGTTTACAAAAAGATCAGATTTTCCCTGACACTGAATAAAAGATGCATCTATATTTCTCCTTTGTTTCTGACAAATGTAAgtgtttttagttgttgttttagCTTAATAGAAAATTGCTTAAAGGGGTGCTTAAGGATTTTTAAGTTGGAGTTTTGGTCAGTTTGTATAAATTGAGAATAATTGGTCCCAGAGGCTGATGCTAATAGCTACTCAGAGTTATGGCAGACCTTCAGCTTttcagcaatttaaaaaataaatccattttccAAAATCTATTTGGGTTGATAATATTTTAGACAACCcaatagcatgtttttattggatttatgtaaaaaaaccAAGTGATTTCATATGTGAggacataattttttttattaaaatttttgacCTACTCATATTATTTGgaatttcttgtttattttttaacactttcATGAAAAATTGACATAAGATtgataaaaacctttaaaatgttgctcatgagagagagcaagacaaaattaaaattctaCCATCATGGATGTTTGTGCAGATACTATTTTGTGAATCTATAAACCGTTTTCATGTTTGAAGTGGGTGGCTCGTTTGATAGAGCCTGATGATTATTAACGCAGTAAGTTGAGGTTGGAGGCAGTAAGCTGCCAGTGAATCACATACTGACAACagaacactgaaaatgtttccagtcAAAGTAACAACATAACAAGAAAGTTATACTATGAAAAGGTCAATAAACTTTTATATGAGACTGCGAGTctcataaaaatctttttaattatGTTCCAAGAACATGTTTGACAATGGAATATTGTCTCTGGCACACCACCTCGTACCTACAACTCTAcaagtacatatttttttttagtgaatCTTCATCATGTGCAGAACAACCCAGTCCAGGTTTCACAGGTCTATCTGGTAAGGTTTTCATGTTTGTCTCCAAAAAGCATTGACATTTCTTCTTGCTTtacaagaaaatgaagaaaataaatctcaaactgTAAAATCTTACACATAGAGCAATTTGATAGCACAGATGTAACTTTGGGAATAATTATTTTGGAGTTTTAGATGGTTTCACTCAAACTAGCAATTAGCATCTACAGCGACCAATAATCTGGATTAAGATTTACTGAAGACCCAAAGAGGATTATCTACTGCAAGTAAGGCACTCATTCCttataacaaaaaaattctgttaTACCTTTAACCTTCCCGCAGTCCCAGCTAGACATATTCAGGAAAAGCAAGGCAGATGTGACAATTAGACACAATGTGTGTGTCCTGTAAGTGATTGTCTATATGCATCCCcaaaacagaagcagcagctgaGGGAGGGTTAAGAAGCTAACTGTTCCGACTTCACTTTGCAAGATCATAGTAGATTGTTCTTTGCTGGATAGCTTCCAAACTCTACTCATTGTTGTCAAATAtttctttgtcatttattaGGAAGCAAGAATGTTGTTTTATAATAGTTAAAGTGCTTGTGAATTgagttcaattttttttttaaataatgttatcCAAAAACAGACTTTGGTGTAAAACATGTCTATGCACAACATCTGAATCTGCCTCTTCAAAGTCACATTCTTGGGTGAAATAATGGGAAGTTTCCATCTTAACTTTACATCACTCTAGTAAATGTCTTTCGCTGCACACACCATTAAAGGAGGCGTCCCTTAGGAGCTTCTTTCCAGACCACTAATATAATTTCTGAAGCCGTGCTGGAGAAAGCAGCCCCAGCGCAGACCGCTGTTGGATGAAATAAGCAGTGCCGTCATCTCTCAGAACGAAcactttcaaccactttgagcAAAATGTGCAGGCATTTTTCGAATCCACCCACTGCCACTGTCCCTCACACAGCCATGAGTAATGGATTAATTGGGTTACTCTGTAAGTGtgttgaaatacaaaaaaaaaaaaaatggagagagTGAGAGGGAGGATGTGAAGATGAGgagaaggagggaggaggaCAGAGTGGGGATAAATGGATTAATCACAGCTTGATGGAATGACAGGATCAATGAGCTAAGGAGTGAGTGAGTGTAGGAGCTCCAAAGGCTAGGGCCCACTCACACATAGTATGCCACGATCTGTCCCCACTGTTTAATTACAACAATCTCCCCAGCAGCACGGTCACTCAGCGGTGGCTGGAGTGCTTAATGCTGTGATTAAAGCTCTTCACAATGAAATTAAACTCCAACCACCAGCATTTGTTACAATGGTCAGCCCACCTCTGCACTGCCTCCGCAATGAGGGGGCCCCTGATGAAGGCTTGCACTTCCTTTGTCTGCCTCTTCCCTCCGCTGcctcattttttgctttttctctttctaacaCATTTCTCACTTGTCTCTTTGGATCTCTCACCAGGTGCTCAGTAATGGCAACACCTTGCAGCTGAAGGCTGTTACCCAGGAGGATGCTGGAACATACACCTGCAAGGCCATTGTTCCTCGTATAGGAGTAGCAGAAAGAGATGTCATTCTAACAGTAAATGGTGAGTGACTTCTTCAGAAAATGACTGCACAGTCACAATGTATTGTTCCATAGTAAAACTTTGGGATACTTTGACATTTGCAAATTAtactttttagcttttttctgaaactgttttttctgtgacttttctttaaattacaaattgaTTATTTCTTCATGCTTTTTCATTAAGTTCactgcaaataaaagaaaaaaagggggtaGGTGAAAAGTTGATGCTTTATTGGGCAGGTTAAAATATCACAGCTACCATGTGGTCAAACTCTTATTACCAATAATTTATTAGGGCAGGTGGATGGAGTACAAGGCAAGGCAAATTGTATTTCaattcaaagtgatttacagaaaaatgtagtGCTTGAAGACAGAGTAAGATTCGAGGCCTGTCTCACTTCTTCAGGAAGACAGTTCCAGACTTTATGAGCATAATGCTGACATACAGCCTTGCGGTGTTTAGTGCTGACTCTGGGCACCAATAGGAGACCACTACCCGACGTTCTCAGAGACCGAGCTGGTTCATAGGACTCCAACATATCAGAGATGTAGTTTGGCACTAGACCACAAAGGCACTTATAAACAAGTAGAGAAAGTATTCTAAACGCAACAGGAAGCCAGTGTGGAGATCTGAGCACTGGACTAATTTGGTGATATTTCCTGGTTCTAGAGAGAACTcttgcagcagcattctggatgtTCAGCAATTTTGTTACAGCTTGTTTAGAAAGCCCAGTGAACAGGCCACCTCAGTAAATTTAGTGGCTACACAGAAGACGAACTCTGGAGCACACAACCCATTAAAGAGGACCTGGCAACAGCCATTTAAAGACACATCATCTACAAGGTCTATGTAAAAATACTCTGCATGCTCATTGGAGTAGTTGACTAAGTTAACTAAATTGGTAGTATTGCAGTGTATATCAGTCACTTTTCTAGATTCCTGTAGCAGTTATGCTACTTTGCTAATGTTGCgtacataaacacaaacatcatAAGGGGATTTATTTAAGCTCTgccatttttcatttctgacagaccttataatataataatagagccaaacatattttttagcAACACTAAAAATAGAAGTTTTTTGTGGTTGCTTTTGCtattaaacaaataatcattCCTTTTTCTATGTCTTCTTTGTCCATCATTCTTTTTCGCACCAGGTCCGCCTATCATCACAGCAGACGCAACGCAGCATGCTGTCAAGCACTCCAAGGGCAAACTCGAGTGCCGGGTGGGAAGCAGCCCTCCACCTGATAAGATTGTAAGTAAGCTTCTTTACTTGTGTTGTGGTTCACATTCTCATTTTTGGAGAGATAACACACTGAAATGTTCATCTTTGCCACACCCAAATGAGAGAGCAGTCAGAGGAATGCTAGCCTTGACCTCAGCATTGCACTTTTGCTTTAACACACCTCTACTTCACTTGTTAAAAGATACACACTTGGGCACACATATTCACGGCCGTAATTGCAGAAAGAGGCTGAAAGGATTGCAGAGTTAGGGGAGTTGCGGACGACGAGGTTTTTACAGGATTTGCCAAACTACATTCAATTAGCAGCCCAAGGGGCATCACTTAGCTGACCCTGTTGAACTGCTGAAGGTATGCTGGGTTGGAAGAGAATAATTAGGGTGTGTGGAGGAATGAGAGACAGGTGCCCTGCTGGCCTGATGGTGGAGACAGCAGAGCGGAGCCTTATTTCGTTGTGCAGCCTCCTAACCCTCTTTAGGCCTCACCTGCAGGGCAGACGTGGATGGTAGCTTAAACATGAGCCTATGAGCTATGCCAGCCAGAGAACACCTTGGAGGTCAGCAGAGGGAAAGCAGAACAAACAGATAAACTGGTTTTCTGTCAGTGGCAGGCAGGGATCTATAAACAAGTGTGAATGCCTTTGCTTTGGTCATTTGCTGAGAGATTcatcacaaaaaaaagcaatttactACCCATTGTTTACCCTCCACAGGTTTGGACCTTTGGAGACATGAGTCTGTCCTCTGGTTCCTCCGGTCGATACTCAGTGCAAACTGTGACCACTGACCATGGAGTCCTTTCCTCTCTTGTCCTGTCTGAGACTTTGGTGCAGGATTTTCAGATGCGGTATAACTGCACCGCTTGGAACCGCTTTGGCACTGGCACTGCCCTGGTCACACTGAAGGAGCAAGGTAAACACTGACAGCAGCTCTGTACAAAAGGTTACAGTGATATTGTTATAGTTATGACTCATAAATCACTTGATCAGAACTGGCTCAATGAAGTGAAATCATGAAATGGCTTCTACTTAGTCAAGGTGGCACATAATAACCAAAATGAATCAGCCATGCCCAGTGTCTTCCagtataaatttatatatattataaaaacagtttttggaGATTCTGTTTCTGTCATGTGATTTTTAAAGACGTTCTAGTTAGATAACATCTAACTATAACATCTAGCTAACTTGCCTTAGCTAAATTAAGCTAAGGCAATATCATTTAATGAGTAGATGGGTATGTTAATGATTGTGTTTGCCCCATAATATGTAAATCGATTAGGGAACAAATATGTTTGTGGTTTGTGGCCATATCATAACTTAGAAAAATCAGGCAGTATATCCCCTGAAGTGGTCTTAAAATTAACCAATAGTACCACTTGAGCAGTGACTCTGGTAACCTTCGCTGCAGCAAACGCCAAAAATAAGGTCCTCGACAGTAATTTACATCAATGTATCAGAGCGAGGGTCTCTAGAGAAAGGGGCAGCAGTATCTCCTGGAATCTCTAATTAGATTACTGTCTATTGCTTCATTGCATGTCAGGCCTTGTTACCCTTCCGTCAGAGAGATTAGAGACAATAGCCATGCTGCAAGATGCCGAATTGTCCACATGAGCATATGCTACAGAAGCTGTGAGAGGACTGAGGCGTACTGTTTATGGATTTATAGCCATAGTGGGTTTAAGGGATTAGCAAGGCAAATGAATGAAGTCTCTCTAATTCTTCCATTTTAATTTTCCTCATTTGCTAAGCACATTTCTAACATCTAAATATGCTCTTTTCTTCCATCCACCCCTGccctcttgtttttctttttacagaggCCCTCCCTATGTTGATAATTGTCGGCGGAGCAGTAGGTGGAGGTTGTGTCCTGCTTATCTGTGTAATCACACTCGTCTCCCTCTGCTGCCGACACACAGGCAAAGGTGAGCTCAACGGTCAGTATGGGCAAGATAGAAAACTCTTCAAATCAaacaattgtttgtttttctcttctgaaCAGTGAAGGTTTTCTTGTGGCTTTAtattaaaacacttaaaacgaTATGTAAATTTAGAAATTTGCCATGGTGTGTCAAGTAAAACTCTTTTCAATTCCCACAGGTAAGAGATGCACTCGACTTTCCAAGAGTGATATCAGGGTTCAGATTGTTCACAGTGATCACAACGCTACTCGTGGCAACGATGATGAGGAGGATGTCAAAGAACCAATGgtaagtttgatttttttttttaaccttctcTGTGTGTCAGACAGTGATGGGAGCTAGAAAGACAGGGGTTACATTAACATTGAAGCAGAAacttcaaacttttcttttgttcctaTTCAAGCAAGGTCTTGTTCGTTCTTGTAATTCTTTAGAAATGCTTGGTCTTCCCTCAGGCTCCCAACAGCAGCGAGTCTCCAGGGACATCTCGCACAGAACACAGTGACCtcctggaggaggaggatgacgaAAGATCGGACATCAAGGTAAAACTTAAAAGACTTGAAAAGACACTTTCAGTATAGCAAGTaaagtgtcttgcaaaagtgttcatacatgttttccacattttattatgcgaccacaaacttcaataatTTCATTATCCTGTCAATAATAATTTGGGGTGTTCAATCTGACAGACTGGATAATAGCCATAGCTGCCCTGGGGGCTGTCTTGCTCAAGGGCACAATGACAGAGGCTAACAGAGTGGGGatcaaactggcaacccaccaATTGCTAGAGAAACTCCTACCACCATTGCCACAATGttgcattttcaaataaaaacagcatgtCATCATATAGCTTTAGTGGAAAATCACGTTGCTTACACCTAATTTTCCCCACCATGggacaataaataatatttctttactTTATTGAAACAGAGTAGAGTGTTGAGTTGTGCTGAATAGGTTCTAGTTGAAAAGGGTCATCAATAGTAAGTGAACCCGGAGGAAGACCTGTTTCAGGCTGCAGAGGTTGTGAAACTGATCTACAACACAAGAGCTTGTGgttataacatgaaaaaatgtggaaaagttcatggggtgtgaatatttttgtaaaggaccatgtacatttttgttttttcaacctTTGCacatgaacaaaacattttgtacatatttgacATTACTGATTTGTATTCCCTCTGTCAATCATAGGACCCCACCAACGGATACTACAATGTCAGGGGCCACGATGACCGTCACATCCGCAACAGTGGCTTCTCAGAGTACGTGCCCAACTCCCGGCCAGTCTACACGCCATCACAGCTGCCTTCTCCAAGCCCCATGTATGGCCAGCATGGCTCTCAGCCTCGTATCTACGAGTTCTCCCATCGATACGCCACTAATACTGTGAGTCGATCTTCATATGAACAGCAGCCACcagcccagcagcagcagccacagtCGCCCACCCAAACAGCTGCCATATATCCCACAGATCCCCTCTACAGTGGCTCAGCCTACCTTCCTGCCACCTACGGTCGTGCCTTCACCAGCTATGTCAAGCCGGCTTCCTACGAGAAGGTTGATGCATACGACCAATCAGATCAGGCCAGCAAGGTATCAAGCTCATCTCGTTTCTCCTACGCCTCCTCTCAAGTGTCCTCCCAGCAGTCTGACTATGGCCGGCAGACTCAACGCATGCAAACTCATGTCTGATTGAACCGAAAAAATGTTAACAGCAAAATAGAAGTGAGTAGATACCACATTTGTGGTTGAACTAACATGAAAAGAGACTTTGTTTACTCACACGGTCCTGCAAGGATTTGCGTGGACAGTCTTGGGATAACCTGTGATGGATGCCAAGATGGAAAATCTAGCATTGTGTGATACCTCACcaggttttaattttctgaacaCGAAAATGGCCAACTGGGACAATGCTACAACTCAGCTGGCATATCCTTTAACCTGCATTCCAGTACTTAACTTTGAGTCAAcactaaatgtcaaaaatgaccTCATGGAGACTGGGAAAGAAGATCTCACAAAGCTAAAACATGttcaaggaaaaagaaaaaaaaaacaatatgaacAGCCTTTTATTGTCTGTCATTTGGTGTCTTGTTGGCATGCGAAAGCAATTCTAAGCACATTTGTGTTTCTATCATTAACAAAAGACAGCTATTGACAAAGACAGGCTTATCCTATACTGCACAACAGGCTAGCTGTACTGACCAACAAGTGCTGCAGGCGCTGTACTGTATGAGGCGTAATTACCGGAATACATCTGAACTTAGCTGTGTTCCTGAGGCGTCTTATGATAATAACAGGTTTTGGACATCAAAGTGTTGTTCGCCAGCGGATAACACAGAAATTCAAGGAGAATGTgtgtacagtatatattaaCTATGTTGTACAAGGTTAGGCCATGAAATTCCAAAGATGGAAAGTACTGTATAGGGAAAAGTATGGGCCAACGCTTGGGGAAAAGAAACAACTTTGTTTTCTGATTGTAAAACAAACGGTAAGATCTTAAAAGAACAATCAAAAGTGGTGTTGAGGGAAATGTTGGCAATCTTGAACATTAACCACACTTGAACGTGACGTCAACTTCTGGAGGCTCAGACGGGATAAGTGATGCATCAGTTGTGGTCCTAAAGTGGACCgtttaaaagttttacaactCAATCGAATTGTCTCAACATGTTTACAAGAACCAGTACTACCCTGAAACACTGCGCATCTGTACAAATGgctcttgctctctctctctctgttgcaTGCAAACGATGTGTCTTGTGACAAATTTTCAGCATTTATATTCATCTCCATTTCATGTTTGAGCGTATCGGATTCTCCGCACCCAATCCCATTGCGTCTCACAACCTGGATGTTTTCCGTACTGCCATTTGTCTATGCGAGCTAGTGCCAGGGCAGCCTGACGAGAGAAGAAAATGTCGCTGAAAGAGAGGAGGTCAACATTATCgcttgtcttttatttttatattttatataagcCTTAAAGTACAGCTTGTGAGCTGCTCTATTGTAAAGTATCTTTATATACATATGTAAtctgtcttttgttgtttttttgtttgtttttttgtggttatCACAGAATTTCACATCGGAGTTGTTCAATCATCGAATGCAGTTGAAATGctcattttctttcagttgAACACAACTAATTGCCATTTCTTTGTTCATTCTTATATTAATGTATTAAGAATTTTATTTGCTAGAAATGAGCTATTGTTGCTTGTACCTTTgtacacatatttatatttaaataaaaccatttcCAATAAAGAAGCAGGCTCCAGTGAATCCTGGAAGTTATTCAGCTACAGCTTCACATCGACAAACAAAGCATCCCATGTAGCAAAAGTGATGAATACATAAATTAGCAGCACTGTCTATGTTGATTTTCCAATTCTCCCACTGCTGCTGTGACTTTAATGAAGACAGATGAGACAGTAGATCCCCCACCACCCCCACTATATGTGTATCCACCTCCTGAAGTCAACATGCCCATTTGGTAGGGTAATAAGATAGAGCTGTGACAAAGGAAGGTATTATTTGACAATATGAGCTTGTCTTGTCACCACTGTTCCCCAGGTATGCATGCTGCTCACGACAGGGAGGAGAGGTACATCCTCATTACAATTCCACTGTGAGTAGGTATGAGCTCTCCCAACACATGCATTTATTATGTACAACATAATCTACAAAACAAGACAGTGTCAAAGACGGGCAAAGCAGGTGATGTATTTTCGAAACTGCACAATCAGATGAAAAGGGTTTATTAACATAGTtctttaatatgaaaaacataaaaacaaaccaataaataaTAGAAATCCAGAAGTCCAAGTCACAGTATTTAGAAGTAATATCTTAAAACCAGTCTCCCTTCTAAGAATGGCTTGGTAATTAGAATCAAGGTATACAGATGCTACATCTTAACACCCTACAGcttaaaaactgctaaaatgttTCATGATGCAAATTCTGTGATTTAAAGACCATTGCTTGACATGCCAGACAAAGTGCCCCAGTATTGTATTAAGGGACATTTCATGAGATAAAGTCAGTGACCTTCTTTACCTGTTGCTGAGTTTTGCTACTTTAGCTGGTGTTTATTCAATGTTTTGATTAGGTTTGTGTCTaacagtgattcttgagaagagggATAAAACAGGTCCTATGCATAAagcacaattttttatttatttatttttttcaaatatctgactaaactaacctgggccatgtgagcacaacaacgtatgttttcctggtgtttgctgaatattttttattttaaacattgtagtaGGTGGATGGTGTCTTTAAAATCCCTTGTCCTGGAGCAGAACTCAATacattataatagtttaaaacaatttaaagaatACTAAGTTAATATATTATGACAATTAAGtataagtattcaaataaataattataaaagtatcaataaattgaattaaaaataatttttatatattttccaactcaattgaaatttgtcccaagtttttgtcaacaccGTCAGACATgaaaagaatgtaaaaataaaaatttaaaatcaggCATTATTAGGGGGCATCGGAACTTCTGAGGACCCCATGacctcttcctttcttttcctttgctAAGAGGGCTAGGCAGCTCTGGTTAGCATATgttattctttagtttttccttctgttttacTCCTAAGTTGTTCATCACAACCATGATGTGTCAACACCATAACTGACAATTTACAAAACTTTGAtgaaattttgtgaaataaatgcttaattttagtATACTATAAAGATTTCATGGACCTGATGAGCTACAATATGGTCTCCTTCAGTATAACATATAAATTGAGGTAGTTTGGCATTTCGTCAACTCCGTCAGATGGAGTCAACTCCATCAGTCTGACTCTTTCAGTGATAGTGTTGACAAATCTCACTTAAGTGTGTAGCTAATTAATTTTAAGTAATATCTTAAAAACTTCACATGTATCAAGTATTTCATTTTACTTACTAGTTTGTCACCACCTTCAGTTCTGCGTCAACTCTGTCATGCACTGTCAACTCCGCCAGAtgaactttttgttgttttttgttttaaataatatttcttttgtttcttgagaagcatttgtctgtaaaactgaataaaaatatcactaatagagtcattaaaaataattttctatttatttttgtcgGATGGTGATGACAAAGTTCTCGGTCAGGtccattaaaaatttaattttcaaaaaaaaatttgcaactgggagcctgcaccttaacatctttacatttccaaaacattatttgtcatatttgtatacataaacttgaggaataattaaaaaaagggaaaatttaaacccattttgtcccacttctcaagaatcactgtcTGAATTAAAATGGTTAATAAATGACCTAGATACCATTATAACAAAAGATGACTTAGTATTGTTTAAACCCAGCCCATTAAAGCtttatatttagtgtttttatccTACTGGATAGGACAAAAACACTAGTATTGCTCTTCCCTAGTCTCAAGTCTTTTAGACTGACAGGTTGTCTTCCAGGATAGCTCCTGACATGACACCGGCTCCGCCCCCTTGCGGAAGTacagcaacaaacaaacagcgTATATTGTAAGTTGGTTTCCATCcgccaataaaacacaaaataagaatTAAGACTTAACGTTTTACCCGAAACATTTTGCCTTATAAGCAAAATGACTCAGGTGCTCGTTGGAAAATTTGCACACATGAAATCAAGCATAACTACCTTCACTTGTTGATCTTTGATTTGATTATCAATAAGTGTTGCTATGACTTAAAAATGGGGTGTTTACGACCAGTTACCTTCGTGCAGATGAACATGTGGTAGTTGCAGTCATAGTTTCATTCATGAGGTCATGAGGCTGCAGGCCTTCCTCCGTCTCTTGCATTGTTCCAGATTCCGTTTGGGTTTTGGAAATTTAATAAACTCAGTTTATTAAACTGTAGTCCGCCCTCTGGATAACGGCTGTTCCCCATGGGCAACACTGAATCACAATTTACTATTATCTCCCCCGAAATCTCTATGACCGCAGTAATGACGAACCCCGGCACCGTTGAGGCAGGTCCAGTTCCTCCAGAT includes the following:
- the kirrel3l gene encoding kirre like nephrin family adhesion molecule 3, like isoform X3 produces the protein MSEMTSLYLVFCLMVTAATKAAYFSQQPQDQVVVQGQSVTLPCVIVGYRGMVQWTKDGLALGGERDLPGWTRYSLMGDPLSGEHSLLIDSAELADDAVYECQATQAALRSHRAKLTVLVPPSDPVVEGGPVVRLKAHTPHNLTCRASGAKPAAEITWYRDGEVMETAIYSKALMEDGKREAAVSMLPIIPEDSDSGRTYTCRVLNPAAPAGRQTSVTISVQHPPAVTLSVQPQTVTEGAKVLFICSASANPEITGYRWSKGGVPISEANGDSLEVTVDYSYFTDPVSCEVSNSVGSTNVSTLVDVQFGPRLLSEPKPMTVDIGMDAAFTCAWTGNPPLTLAWTKHGSSVVLSNGNTLQLKAVTQEDAGTYTCKAIVPRIGVAERDVILTVNGPPIITADATQHAVKHSKGKLECRVGSSPPPDKIVWTFGDMSLSSGSSGRYSVQTVTTDHGVLSSLVLSETLVQDFQMRYNCTAWNRFGTGTALVTLKEQEALPMLIIVGGAVGGGCVLLICVITLVSLCCRHTGKGELNGKRCTRLSKSDIRVQIVHSDHNATRGNDDEEDVKEPMAPNSSESPGTSRTEHSDLLEEEDDERSDIKDPTNGYYNVRGHDDRHIRNSGFSEYVPNSRPVYTPSQLPSPSPMYGQHGSQPRIYEFSHRYATNTVSRSSYEQQPPAQQQQPQSPTQTAAIYPTDPLYSGSAYLPATYGRAFTSYVKPASYEKVDAYDQSDQASKVSSSSRFSYASSQVSSQQSDYGRQTQRMQTHV